The Dermacentor albipictus isolate Rhodes 1998 colony chromosome 2, USDA_Dalb.pri_finalv2, whole genome shotgun sequence genome has a segment encoding these proteins:
- the LOC135911665 gene encoding uncharacterized protein has protein sequence MATPMPALVSLLLLGLVGVSYGQECLKPPGEEVMKKAGEVAAELMKQCVHLLDKHPMPLSMIADAMKTLCVDYAGCHDKHEAMASKPDEYRKLLISCGHPHLVNFFKKQSEFKHDPEVVATEIGTCIMDHIPLTKEMGMATAYWILKIMGAHE, from the exons ATGGCCACACCCATGCCAGCCCTCGTCAGTTTGCTGCTCTTGGGACTCGTAGGGGTATCCTATGGTCAAGAATGCCTTAAGCCACCAG GTGAAGAAGTCATGAAGAAGGCTGGCGAGGTTGCAGCGGAACTAATGAAACAGTGCGTTCATCTGCTGGACAAACACCCGATGCCCCTCAGCATGATTGCCGAT GCCATGAAGACCCTCTGCGTTGACTACGCTGGCTGTCATGACAAGCACGAAGCTATGGCTAGC AAGCCGGACGAATACCGAAAGCTCCTGATTTCGTGCGGTCACCCACATCTCGTAAATTTCTTC AAAAAGCAATCGGAATTCAAGCATGATCCAGAAGTTGTCGCGACGGAGATCGGA ACCTGCATTATGGACCATATTCCTTTGACCAAAGAGATGGGTATGGCAACTGCCTACTGGATCCTCAAGATCATGGGTGCACATGAGTGA